Proteins encoded in a region of the Ornithodoros turicata isolate Travis chromosome 3, ASM3712646v1, whole genome shotgun sequence genome:
- the LOC135387901 gene encoding hexokinase-2-like codes for MSWSALSEANFHYPELTLDDPSKQATVEDIVRPLVLSPHKITKIRDVFISELELGLQKNPEKASSLQMENTYLPELPDGTEKGEFLALDLGGTNFRVLHIVLDDVAEPVFHVQYFSVPEPVRLGAGEKLFDFLADCIHKFLEENKLFGKRLPLGFCFSFPMTQKALNVGILVTWTKSFNCSGVVGKDAVQLLKEAIDRRGGMDVDIVAVVNDTTGTLVKGAFLDHHCAIGMILGTGSNACYLEKVDKIAKWEGDKTWVHEVVIDVEWGAFGDNGVLNFMKTSFDKAVDENSLLVNSFTFEKLFSGKFLGELVRNVLVKLVREKVLFDGRASETLRTQRTFTTADVSHLEAEDGEGRAREIFARLGYIRVTEDDIAIVRYVCGVASSRAALLVSICLAVLLERMDKPTATIAVDGSLYKHHPRFHRLMTDYVAVLAPDRPFKLMLAEDGSGKGAGLVAAVADRLKRAAERRASQL; via the exons ATGTCGTGGTCAGCTCTGTCCGAGGCAAACTTTCATTACCCTGAGCTCACGCTCGACGACCCGAGCAAACAGGCAACG GTAGAAGACATCGTCCGACCACTAGTCCTCTCGCCCCACAAAATTACCAAAATCCGAGATGTGTTCATCAGTGAACTGGAACTGGGACTGCAGAAGAACCCTGAAAAGGCTTCTTCGCTACAGATGGAGAACACTTATCTACCAGAACTGCCCGACGGCACAG AGAAGGGCGAGTTCCTTGCACTGGACTTAGGAGGCACAAATTTCCGCGTCCTGCACATTGTCCTGGACGACGTTGCCGAACCCGTCTTCCATGTCCAGTACTTCTCAGTTCCAGAGCCCGTTCGCCTGGGTGCCGGAGAGAAG TTATTCGATTTCCTGGCTGACTGCATTCACAAGTTCTTGGAGGAGAACAAACTATTTGGCAAACGGCTTCCTCTGG GATTCTGCTTTTCGTTCCCGATGACACAGAAGGCGCTCAACGTGGGCATACTCGTTACCTGGACAAAGAGCTTCAACTGCTCCGGCGTTGTCGGAAAAGATGCCGTCCAGCTGCTAAAGGAAGCTATCGACAGGAGGGGG GGTATGGACGTCGACATCGTGGCTGTAGTGAACGATACGACGGGCACCTTGGTTAAAGGAGCCTTCCTGGACCACCATTGTGCCATCGGGATGATACTAG GAACTGGGAGCAACGCCTGCTACTTGGAAAAAGTTGACAAAATAGCGAAGTGGGAAGGCGACAAGACATGGGTTCACGAG gttGTTATCGATGTAGAATGGGGCGCATTCGGCGACAACGGCGTCCTCAACTTCATGAAGACCAGCTTCGACAAGGCTGTCGACGAGAACTCGCTCCTGGTCAACTCTTTCAC CTTTGAAAAGTTATTTTCCGGCAAATTCCTGGGCGAATTGGTACGCAACGTCCTGGTGAAGCTGGTGAGGGAGAAGGTCCTGTTCGACGGGCGAGCTTCGGAGACGCTTCGCACCCAGAGGACTTTCACGACTGCGGACGTCTCCCATCTTGAAGC GGAGGACGGCGAAGGACGGGCCCGTGAAATTTTCGCTCGTCTGGGATACATCAGGGTGACGGAGGACGACATCGCCATTGTTCGCTATGTGTGCGGTGTGGCTTCTTCACGAGCCGCGCTCCTAGTGTCTATTT GTCTGGCCGTCCTCCTGGAACGAATGGACAAGCCCACGGCGACCATAGCCGTGGACGGGTCCCTCTACAAGCACCACCCGAGATTCCACAGGCTCATGACAGATTACGTAGCGGTACTAGCGCCGGACCGACCG TTCAAGCTCATGCTGGCCGAAGACGGCAGCGGCAAGGGCGCCGGCCTGGTAGCAGCGGTGGCCGACAGGCTCAAGAGAGCAGCGGAGCGGAGGGCGTCGCAGCTATAA
- the LOC135389834 gene encoding transmembrane protein 187-like — protein MWHVFTEFLPVLNVTVGYAIICTLAAWGIFDDYDVEVDFEMFGEYPSVFAHRLPPFIKMPFNTLVNALYVVCGFFWLRKIRLEEETDSKEGPVLMPLEEAYYFRVYGWVCIYYSAFQLMTVLRPHYRVVYVLHLSRLVMLSWLIVWSVHLLDWARSSVVLCIGGPLLSLMNFMLLLGDPNGYNRVLVTHLGIASTLVAYMQAVYGDVSHSLTSLGLVLLLSVAFWITLKTDLMLAQTWPMPCRVLTGYFWSRVCEVALVYLMAQFMFAILVNKYVDQSLQYKYEVPHQFALYKEQ, from the coding sequence ATGTGGCATGTGTTCACCGAGTTCTTGCCGGTTCTCAACGTCACCGTGGGATACGCTATCATATGCACGCTCGCAGCGTGGGGCATCTTCGACGATTATGACGTCGAGGTCGATTTCGAGATGTTCGGCGAATACCCCAGCGTCTTCGCGCACCGCTTGCCGCCATTCATCAAAATGCCGTTTAATACGCTAGTGAACGCGCTATATGTAGTATGCGGCTTCTTCTGGTTGCGCAAGATCAGACTGGAAGAGGAAACGGACAGCAAAGAGGGGCCAGTGCTGATGCCGCTGGAAGAAGCCTACTATTTTCGCGTCTACGGGTGGGTCTGCATCTACTACAGCGCGTTCCAGCTCATGACCGTGCTGAGGCCCCACTACCGAGTGGTGTACGTGCTACACCTGAGTCGACTCGTCATGCTCTCCTGGCTCATCGTCTGGAGCGTCCACCTGCTGGACTGGGCTCGTTCCAGTGTCGTTCTCTGCATCGGCGGCCCGCTGTTATCGCTAATGAACTTTATGCTGCTGCTGGGCGACCCGAACGGCTACAACAGGGTCCTCGTCACGCATCTGGGGATAGCGTCCACGCTGGTGGCGTACATGCAGGCCGTCTACGGCGACGTGTCGCACTCGTTGACGTCTTTGGGCCTCGTGCTCTTGTTGAGCGTCGCCTTCTGGATAACCCTGAAGACTGACCTCATGTTGGCTCAGACTTGGCCCATGCCTTGCCGGGTCCTCACCGGTTACTTCTGGTCACGCGTCTGCGAAGTGGCTCTCGTTTACTTGATGGCGCAGTTCATGTTCGCGATCCTGGTCAACAAGTACGTGGACCAGTCGCTCCAGTACAAGTACGAGGTGCCACATCAGTTTGCTTTATACAAGGAGCAGTAA
- the LOC135387902 gene encoding PAX3- and PAX7-binding protein 1-like, translating to MSLFRKPNRKFRQRLHHSDSEEETGHDCVINVADRQPANAPSSLSKPHDKSNEDKTEAKGPSSLLSFGDDDEETEVFKVKKSSYSRRLTKQLEREKRKKLKEAQKPDKPEDVKPEEIKPEEPPAEGADELEIKIKNTFKILNSEEIRQLAGSTDDDSDGEQGGGIKFRKYKNVIQSGVIPDAATIYALKKQRQMAREQGDFIPLEEEHAESRLPRDDNQSDDEEEGRISFTVNTAAIEKQRAREALEQAQEDNTDGENEDGAELERWEREQMKKGVSTAPVIVPDQNSCEMPAYFTSPAEEVREVVNRKDLSTEAIVKRVTDRLETVQESLAAHERRKNTILSDVDESQRIREQLETELPQLATRFQFFQEMRTYVDDLVGCLDSKMPIILALEGRMLSLLCQQTEGLLHRRHQDIKDQSEEMSLAIKNMSLPPNDTRNRRAAEREGRRVRRRKVRESQKGTMPHYEGMSTDDEEPDACLVALSKEKESILDDTRHVFDDVVEDFSSVTALKLKFERWKIEEPDSYERAYVNLCLVKLLAPYVRLQLVSWNPLEGVLEGSAWYEALLFYGEPVAKDPDLCLIPRIMERVLVPKLSAFAEKVWDPMSGKQTLNLVRVAKKLLEDYPNVGGQSPHVQKFLSKVAARIQKAIDEDVFIPLYPKEVLDNRSGAPSAFFHRQFWSCMKLMKNIMSWYGVLAEDPLKELTLCSLLNRYLIMALHNCIGHRDTVEKCKMVVSILPTSWIRGGLPQLDFFIRFLKLYEQHLKKLCSSGQPSELNSHVKDSLQEVTTILGSFTVTRSSDK from the exons ATGTCACTTTTTAGAAAACCAAACAGAAAATTTCGGCAGCGTCTACACCACAGTGACTCGGAGGAAGAGACCGGGCACGACTGCGTGATCAACGTCGCTGACAGGCAGCCCGCAAACGCACCGTCGAGCTTGTCTAAACCGCACGACAAGTCCAATGAAGACAAAACGGAGGCCAAAGGACCTTCGTCACTACTAAGTTTCGGGGACGACGATGAAG AGACGGAGGTCTTTAAAGTCAAGAAGTCCAGCTACAGCCGCAGGCTCACGAAACAACTTgaaagagagaaaaggaaaaaactCAAGGAAGCTCAAAAGCCTGACAAACCAGAGGATGTCAAGCCGGAGGAAATCAAACCGGAGGAACCGCCTGCTGAAGGAGCAGATGAACTCGAAATTAAGATTAAG AACACATTTAAGATCCTCAACTCGGAAGAAATCCGACAGCTCGCTGGCAGCACCGACGATGATAGCGATGGTGAACAGGGTGGTGGGATCAAGTTCCGCAAGTACAAGAACGTCATCCAAA GCGGCGTTATCCCGGATGCGGCGACTATTTATGCCCTGAAGAAACAGCGGCAGATGGCACGGGAACAAGGAGATTTCATTCCGCTAGAAGAGGAACATGCAGAGTCGCGTCTGCCAAG GGACGACAATCAGAGTGACGACGAGGAGGAAGGTAGGATTAGCTTCACGGTCAACACGGCAGCCATCGAGAAGCAGCGGGCAAGGGAAGCGCTCGAGCAAGCGCAAGAAG ACAACACAGACGGGGAGAACGAAGACGGGGCTGAGCTGGAGCGCTGGGAGCGGGAACAGATGAAAAAAGGAGTCAGCACTGCTCCT GTGATCGTCCCAGACCAGAACAGCTGCGAGATGCCTGCCTACTTTACGTCGCCCGCGGAAGAGGTCAGAGAGGTGGTCAACAGAAAGGACCTCTCCACCGAGGCCATCGTGAAAAGAGTCACAGACAG GCTGGAGACTGTGCAGGAGTCCCTGGCTGCCCACGAGCGCCGCAAGAATACCATACTCTCAGATGTTGATGAGTCCCAGCGTATCAGGGAGCAGCTGGAAACCGAACTTCCGCAGCTGGCAACACGTTTCCAGTTCTTCCAGGAAATGCGCACCTACGTGGACGACCTCGTCGGCTGTCTCGACTCCAAG ATGCCCATAATACTGGCCCTGGAAGGTCGCATGCTGTCCCTGCTGTGTCAGCAGACGGAGGGTCTACTCCATAGGCGGCACCAGGACATCAAGGACCAGTCGGAGGAGATGTCCCTCGCAA tCAAGAACATGAGCCTGCCTCCGAACGACACCCGCAACCGTAGAGCAGCAGAACGAGAAGGGCGACG AGTTCGTCGGCGCAAGGTCCGAGAGTCACAAAAAGGGACCATGCCACACTATGAAGGGATGTCTACAGATGATGAGGAACCAGATGCCTGTCTTGTTGCTCTATCAAAGGAAAAAG AATCGATACTGGACGACACGAGGCACGTCTTCGACGACGTCGTGGAGGACTTCAGCAGCGTGACCGCGCTGAAGCTGAAGTTCGAGAGGTGGAAGATAGAGGAGCCCGACAGCTACGAGCGTGCCTACGTGAACCTCTGCCTGGTGAAGCTCCTGGCACCGTACGTCCGTCTGCAGCTGGTGTCCTGGAACCCGCTGGAAGGCGTCCTGGAAGGGAGTGCCTGGTACGAAGCCCTCCTCTTCTACGGGGAGCCAGTGGCCAAGGACCCCGACCTGTGCCTCATCCCCCGCATCATGGAGAGGGTCCTCGTCCCCAAGCTGTCCGCGTTTGCGGAGAAGGTGTGGGACCCCATGTCCGGGAAGCAGACGTTGAATCTGGTGCGGGTGGCCAAGAAGCTGCTCGAAGACTACCCGAACGTCGGTGGGCAGAGCCCACATGTTCAG AAATTTTTGTCCAAAGTGGCCGCCAGGATCCAGAAAGCCATAGACGAAGACGTCTTCATTCCGCTTTACCCCAAAGA GGTTCTGGATAACAGGTCCGGGGCACCATCAGCATTCTTCCACAGGCAGTTCTGGTCCTGCATGAAG TTGATGAAGAACATCATGTCGTGGTACGGTGTTTTGGCGGAGGATCCTCTCAAGGAGCTGACCCTATGTAGCCTTCTCAACCGATACCTCATCATGGCCCTGCATAACTGCATTGGACATCGGGATACGGTGGAAAAGTGTAAAATG GTCGTATCAATCCTGCCCACGTCGTGGATTCGAGGGGGCCTTCCGCAGTTAGATTTCTTCATCCGTTTCCTGAAGCTGTACGAGCAGCACCTCAAGAAACTATGCTCCAGCGGACAGCCCTCGGAGCTGAACAGCCACGTAAA GGACAGCCTACAAGAGGTCACCACCATCCTGGGATCGTTCACTGTGACTCGTTCCTCCGACAAATAA